One stretch of Brevibacillus laterosporus DNA includes these proteins:
- a CDS encoding N-acetyltransferase, whose translation MFSKKVWVNDTQIVIEGPVRSEDLASMEFDEGLKAFRAPKLQQEALVEIAELPEGRIIVARHENVVLAYVTFLHPDPLERWSMIPMDDLLELGAIEVSSKIRNGGIAKQMLEVAFMDNALEDYIILTTEYYWHWDLQGTGLNVWDYRKMMEKVMGSVGMMWMATDDPEICSHPANCLMTRIGKRVPLESMTTFDSMRFQSRYMY comes from the coding sequence ATTTTTTCAAAAAAAGTATGGGTTAATGATACGCAGATCGTAATTGAAGGCCCAGTACGCTCTGAAGACTTGGCTAGCATGGAATTTGATGAAGGTTTAAAAGCATTTCGGGCTCCCAAACTACAACAAGAAGCCCTAGTCGAAATTGCTGAACTGCCAGAAGGACGAATCATTGTAGCACGCCATGAAAATGTGGTGTTGGCCTACGTCACCTTCCTACATCCTGACCCACTTGAGCGTTGGTCCATGATACCAATGGATGATTTACTGGAGTTAGGAGCTATTGAGGTAAGTTCCAAAATTCGTAACGGTGGTATAGCAAAACAGATGCTAGAAGTGGCCTTCATGGACAATGCGTTAGAGGATTACATTATTTTAACAACGGAGTATTACTGGCATTGGGATTTACAAGGAACAGGATTAAATGTCTGGGACTATCGCAAAATGATGGAAAAAGTGATGGGGAGCGTCGGCATGATGTGGATGGCCACCGATGATCCTGAAATCTGCTCTCATCCAGCGAACTGCCTAATGACCCGTATCGGTAAACGTGTTCCACTTGAAAGTATGACTACCTTTGACAGCATGCGTTTTCAATCACGTTATATGTATTAA
- a CDS encoding acetoin utilization protein AcuC, translated as MTRNSRLIYSADYTKYFFHEEHPFNQKRLLLTYDLMQAYGLLTPENIMAPRHATDDELLLVHDPRYVEVVKRQGAQQEELPLAASYGLGTEDVPIFANMHEATSLIVGGTIAAVDVVMNGQADHSFNPAGGLHHAFRGKASGFCIYNDCSVAIAYIRKHWNARVLYIDTDAHHGDGVQWAFYDDPNVMTISLHETGKYLFPGTGNVTERGDGQGFGYCVNVPLDAFTEDDSFLEIYDSLLPRIARGFQPDIIITQNGCDAHSYDPLTHLSCSMRIYQEIPRLAHQLAHELCQGKWVAVGGGGYDIWRVVPRAWTMLWSEMTDQYLQDGPLPIEWLQKWLPYSPLELPTCLFDDVGSFMPIPRRGEISEKNRLSLGKAVLHAPYL; from the coding sequence GTGACTCGTAACTCCCGTTTGATCTATTCAGCTGACTATACCAAATACTTTTTTCATGAGGAGCACCCCTTTAATCAAAAACGACTGTTACTGACATATGATCTCATGCAAGCTTATGGATTACTGACCCCAGAGAATATCATGGCTCCACGCCATGCCACCGATGATGAATTACTGCTTGTACATGATCCACGATACGTAGAGGTAGTAAAACGGCAAGGTGCTCAACAGGAAGAATTGCCCCTTGCCGCTAGCTATGGTTTAGGAACGGAAGATGTACCTATATTTGCAAATATGCATGAAGCCACATCGCTTATTGTAGGGGGCACAATCGCAGCCGTCGATGTAGTGATGAATGGACAGGCAGACCACTCCTTTAATCCTGCCGGTGGATTGCATCATGCCTTTCGCGGGAAAGCATCTGGCTTCTGTATTTACAACGATTGCTCGGTGGCAATCGCATACATACGCAAACATTGGAATGCCCGCGTCTTGTATATCGATACTGATGCCCATCATGGTGACGGCGTTCAATGGGCTTTTTATGACGACCCCAATGTCATGACGATCTCCCTGCATGAGACAGGCAAATACCTTTTTCCAGGTACAGGAAATGTCACGGAGCGCGGAGATGGCCAAGGCTTTGGTTATTGTGTAAATGTGCCACTGGATGCCTTCACCGAAGATGATTCATTCCTAGAAATTTATGACTCACTCCTCCCTAGAATCGCACGCGGCTTCCAACCTGATATCATCATTACTCAAAATGGTTGCGATGCTCACAGCTACGATCCCCTCACACATTTGAGTTGCTCTATGCGTATCTATCAGGAAATTCCCCGACTTGCTCATCAGCTGGCTCATGAATTATGTCAAGGAAAATGGGTGGCTGTTGGCGGAGGCGGTTATGATATTTGGCGTGTTGTTCCACGTGCTTGGACCATGTTGTGGAGTGAGATGACTGATCAATATCTACAGGACGGTCCACTTCCCATAGAATGGTTGCAGAAATGGCTTCCTTACAGTCCTTTAGAATTACCTACCTGTTTATTTGATGATGTGGGTTCTTTTATGCCGATACCAAGACGTGGTGAAATTAGTGAAAAGAATCGTTTGTCCTTGGGAAAAGCAGTCTTGCATGCTCCATATCTCTAA
- a CDS encoding glutaredoxin family protein — protein sequence MSQTTAIVYSTKGCIECDMVKKMLDEKAVTYEVRDVMSSSQYQEEVEAFGFMGVPVTVVNGKAVKGYQPEDILQMLGVSK from the coding sequence ATGAGTCAAACAACGGCGATTGTCTATTCCACAAAAGGTTGCATCGAGTGCGACATGGTTAAAAAAATGTTGGATGAGAAGGCTGTCACTTATGAAGTGCGAGATGTCATGAGCAGTAGCCAGTATCAGGAAGAGGTAGAGGCATTCGGATTTATGGGGGTGCCTGTTACTGTAGTGAATGGAAAAGCAGTGAAAGGCTACCAGCCTGAAGATATTTTACAAATGTTAGGGGTTTCAAAATAA
- the ccpA gene encoding catabolite control protein A → MPITIYDVAREAGVSMATVSRVVNGNPNVKPLTRKKVMTAIERLGYRPNAVARGLASKKTTTVGVIIPDISSQFFSELARGIEDIATMYKYNIILCNSDHRLEKELQLINTLLEKQVDGLLFMGAEIKEEHFHSLKTASIPTVLAATRDPEGKLPAVTIDHFQAAYDATQALIRRGHKRIAIITGPMSYPLEGLVRFEGYKQALLDAGLSYDENLVANGSFRYESGLQSMGDFMKLAEPPTAVFAASDEMAIGAIHAVQDLGHSVPEDVEVIGHDNVRLAEMVRPRLSTVVQPMYDIGAVAMRLLTKYMNNEQVEDHIVLLPHRIEYRQSTKEMAEEE, encoded by the coding sequence ATGCCAATTACAATATATGATGTAGCACGTGAAGCAGGGGTATCGATGGCAACTGTATCGAGGGTCGTTAACGGCAATCCCAATGTCAAACCATTGACACGTAAAAAGGTTATGACTGCAATTGAACGCCTAGGATATCGCCCTAATGCAGTAGCACGCGGTCTAGCAAGCAAGAAAACAACAACGGTAGGAGTGATTATTCCGGATATCTCAAGTCAGTTCTTTTCTGAGCTAGCACGAGGAATTGAAGATATCGCTACCATGTACAAATACAACATCATTCTCTGCAACTCTGACCACCGTTTGGAAAAAGAATTGCAATTAATTAATACCTTATTAGAAAAACAAGTAGATGGCTTGTTGTTCATGGGCGCTGAAATTAAAGAAGAACATTTCCATTCTTTAAAAACGGCTTCCATTCCAACTGTTTTGGCAGCTACTCGTGATCCAGAAGGAAAATTGCCTGCCGTGACCATTGATCACTTCCAAGCGGCTTATGATGCTACCCAAGCTCTCATTAGACGTGGGCATAAGCGTATTGCAATCATTACCGGACCAATGTCTTATCCGCTAGAAGGACTCGTACGCTTTGAGGGATACAAACAAGCGTTACTGGATGCAGGTTTGTCTTATGATGAGAATTTGGTTGCCAATGGTTCTTTCCGCTATGAATCAGGCTTGCAAAGCATGGGAGACTTCATGAAACTAGCAGAACCGCCAACAGCAGTATTTGCAGCAAGCGATGAAATGGCTATTGGAGCGATTCATGCTGTACAGGATTTGGGACACTCTGTACCAGAAGATGTGGAAGTAATCGGTCATGACAATGTGCGTCTGGCAGAAATGGTACGCCCTCGCCTGTCTACGGTTGTTCAACCGATGTATGATATTGGGGCTGTTGCTATGAGGTTGTTAACCAAGTATATGAATAATGAACAAGTTGAAGATCATATTGTACTATTGCCGCATCGCATTGAGTATCGTCAAAGCACGAAGGAAATGGCAGAGGAAGAGTAA
- the aroF gene encoding 3-deoxy-7-phosphoheptulonate synthase: MSNEQIEVIRQKLDTINLQLLELINKRASLVQELGQEKSKQGVNRFDPERERDMLNLIVENNNGPFSDEAIRHLFKQIFSASLDLQKDEDKKILLVSRKKQLEDTVLNIKGVEFGGKEKVLIAGPCSVESYDQVRAVAENHVKQGLRVLRGGAYKPRTSPYDFQGLGLEGLEILKRIGDEFNLVTISEIVTPSDLEIATKYVDVIQIGARNMQNFELLKAAGRTNHPILLKRGLSATIEEFIYAAEYILSEGNTQVMLCERGIRTYEKATRNTLDISAVPILKQETHLPVFVDVTHSTGRRDLLLPTAKAGLAVGSDGIMVEVHPDPDVALSDAKQQLTIPAFNEMLDELYASGLYKPELAIVK, from the coding sequence ATGAGTAATGAGCAGATTGAGGTCATTCGCCAAAAACTGGATACAATTAATTTGCAATTATTAGAATTGATCAACAAGCGTGCCTCTTTGGTTCAGGAGTTAGGCCAAGAGAAGAGCAAGCAGGGCGTAAATCGTTTTGATCCAGAACGTGAGCGTGACATGTTGAATCTAATTGTAGAGAATAACAATGGACCATTCAGTGATGAAGCCATTCGCCATCTATTTAAACAAATCTTTAGTGCATCTCTTGATCTACAAAAAGATGAGGATAAGAAAATTCTATTAGTAAGCCGTAAAAAACAACTAGAAGATACTGTCCTAAACATTAAAGGTGTGGAGTTTGGTGGTAAAGAGAAGGTTCTGATCGCTGGACCATGCTCGGTAGAAAGCTACGATCAAGTTCGTGCTGTAGCTGAAAATCACGTGAAACAAGGCTTACGTGTACTCCGTGGTGGAGCATACAAGCCACGCACATCTCCTTATGACTTCCAAGGACTTGGATTGGAAGGGTTAGAGATTCTTAAACGTATCGGGGATGAATTTAATTTAGTGACGATCAGTGAGATCGTAACGCCTTCTGATCTTGAGATAGCTACTAAATATGTAGATGTTATTCAAATTGGTGCACGTAACATGCAAAACTTCGAACTGTTAAAAGCAGCAGGTCGCACAAACCACCCTATCTTATTAAAACGTGGATTGTCAGCAACCATCGAAGAGTTCATTTACGCTGCTGAATATATTTTATCAGAAGGAAATACGCAAGTTATGCTTTGCGAACGCGGTATTCGTACTTACGAAAAAGCGACACGTAACACCCTTGATATCTCTGCTGTGCCGATCTTAAAACAAGAGACGCATTTGCCAGTATTTGTAGATGTGACACATTCGACTGGTCGCCGAGATCTATTGCTTCCAACAGCGAAAGCTGGCTTAGCAGTAGGTTCTGACGGTATCATGGTAGAGGTTCATCCTGATCCAGATGTAGCGCTATCCGATGCAAAACAACAGCTTACCATCCCTGCTTTCAATGAAATGCTAGATGAACTGTATGCTTCTGGTCTTTACAAGCCAGAGCTTGCTATCGTGAAGTAA
- a CDS encoding cell division protein FtsA, giving the protein MLEQHADKQNNTLFALDIGTRSVVGLIVEPLEDKFQIKDCYILEHTERSMLDGQIHDVLAVAEVIERIKQHLSQKHGTLKEVAVAAAGRSLKTKRVRFELPISHLPVLTRDDVLTLEFSAVQKAQAELAQELNETDITRYYCVGYSVVNYHLDEEIIGNLIDQRGTNASVDVIATFLPRVVVDSLLAALKRSGLEMKALTLEPIAAIHVLIPTTMRRLNIALVDIGAGTSDIALTEDGSITAYGMVPTAGDEITDALMNAFLLDFPVAEEVKRHLHDQETVQFHDILGIEHDVSTEQVIAAIESDIESLAKQIAHKILELNSKAPQAVMLIGGGSLTPTLPTKVAQHLGLPANRVAVRGADAIKQFVGEHPLLNGPAFVTPVGIALAAHSQPIRYVTVTINDTQVRLFDLRKMTLGDALLAAGMDIKRLHGRPGLAMSVSVNGRLKIIPGEHGTSPTILINGLSGSLDSLISDGDTISVVSGMNGKEATAVAHDLIDPSMALTLTINGEEFVQLPIVLHDSLILQNDALLCDRMDLEMRLPKTIGEAIQSSKYASLIQEVAEAPLFVMTCNKQTYSIPRKELHILLNGKKASLLDSVYSQDIIHCEVHDLETPTIGDLITPDDMVQETVNVYVNDQLISLETGHMDIQLNGSPATMQTQLQNDAVVTIHSVVGEAPMLSDIFRYVEIPAQPIGTNQLPNFIMKVNNEVASFQTPLVSGDRVELYWE; this is encoded by the coding sequence TTGCTAGAACAACATGCAGACAAGCAAAATAACACTCTTTTTGCTTTAGATATCGGTACCCGTAGTGTGGTAGGACTTATTGTAGAACCACTTGAAGACAAATTTCAAATTAAAGATTGTTACATTTTAGAGCATACGGAACGTTCTATGTTGGATGGGCAAATCCATGATGTGCTCGCAGTCGCTGAAGTAATAGAGCGGATCAAACAGCATTTGTCTCAAAAGCATGGCACCTTAAAAGAAGTAGCAGTAGCGGCAGCTGGACGCTCGCTCAAAACAAAGCGAGTTCGCTTCGAGCTCCCTATCTCGCATTTGCCTGTGCTGACCAGGGATGATGTGCTCACCCTAGAATTTTCCGCTGTACAAAAGGCTCAGGCTGAATTAGCTCAAGAGCTAAATGAGACGGATATTACACGCTATTATTGTGTAGGATACAGCGTGGTCAACTACCATTTAGATGAAGAAATCATTGGAAATCTAATCGATCAACGTGGAACGAACGCTTCTGTTGATGTAATTGCCACATTTTTACCCCGTGTCGTTGTAGATTCCTTATTGGCTGCTCTAAAACGTAGTGGTCTAGAGATGAAAGCTCTTACCCTGGAGCCAATCGCTGCCATCCATGTGTTGATCCCTACCACGATGCGCCGATTAAATATTGCACTAGTTGATATCGGTGCAGGGACCTCTGATATTGCATTAACAGAAGACGGAAGCATTACGGCCTATGGCATGGTACCTACGGCTGGAGATGAGATTACAGATGCCCTTATGAATGCATTTTTGCTAGATTTCCCTGTTGCAGAGGAGGTAAAACGCCACCTACATGATCAGGAAACTGTCCAGTTCCATGATATTTTGGGAATTGAGCATGATGTAAGCACAGAACAAGTCATTGCGGCTATTGAATCTGATATCGAGTCCCTTGCAAAACAGATCGCCCATAAAATTTTGGAACTTAATAGTAAGGCCCCACAAGCAGTTATGCTAATTGGAGGCGGAAGCTTAACCCCGACCCTCCCAACAAAAGTAGCGCAACACTTGGGACTGCCCGCTAATCGTGTGGCTGTTAGAGGAGCAGATGCGATCAAGCAATTTGTTGGAGAGCATCCCTTGCTAAATGGTCCAGCATTCGTAACACCTGTTGGAATTGCCCTCGCAGCACATTCACAGCCTATTCGTTATGTGACGGTGACTATTAATGATACGCAGGTAAGACTCTTTGATCTACGTAAAATGACATTAGGCGATGCACTATTAGCTGCTGGTATGGATATTAAGCGTCTACACGGTCGTCCTGGGCTAGCTATGTCAGTCAGTGTAAACGGACGTCTTAAGATCATTCCAGGTGAGCACGGCACCTCTCCGACCATTCTGATCAATGGTCTGTCAGGCTCTCTGGACTCTCTCATTTCAGATGGAGACACTATTAGTGTAGTCTCTGGTATGAATGGTAAAGAGGCAACTGCCGTAGCTCATGATCTTATTGATCCAAGTATGGCACTTACACTCACTATTAATGGTGAGGAATTTGTACAGCTACCTATTGTTTTACATGACAGTTTAATCCTACAAAATGATGCCCTGCTATGTGATCGTATGGACCTAGAGATGCGCCTACCTAAAACCATCGGAGAAGCTATTCAGTCCAGCAAATATGCTTCGCTGATACAAGAAGTAGCCGAAGCTCCCTTGTTTGTGATGACATGTAACAAGCAAACCTATTCCATACCACGTAAAGAGTTACATATTCTTTTAAACGGAAAAAAAGCTTCTTTGTTGGATTCTGTTTATTCACAAGATATCATTCATTGCGAAGTTCATGATCTAGAAACTCCTACTATAGGCGATTTGATAACACCAGATGATATGGTTCAAGAAACTGTGAACGTGTATGTAAATGACCAACTCATATCCTTAGAAACAGGCCACATGGACATACAACTTAATGGAAGCCCAGCTACCATGCAAACCCAACTACAAAATGATGCTGTTGTAACGATACATTCTGTAGTAGGAGAAGCTCCTATGTTAAGTGACATCTTCCGTTATGTAGAGATTCCCGCTCAGCCTATTGGGACAAATCAGTTGCCCAATTTCATCATGAAGGTAAATAATGAAGTAGCTTCCTTTCAAACCCCTTTAGTAAGTGGGGATAGAGTAGAACTGTACTGGGAATAG
- the ytxJ gene encoding bacillithiol system redox-active protein YtxJ, which yields MAFQQLQSQEELQAFLEKKGKLLLFKHSTVCPISTSAHEQFHAYLQANSDVEAAVVLVREARPVSNEIAEHFQIKHESPQIFLIENGAVSWHTSHWKITKDAIEQAMK from the coding sequence TTGGCATTTCAACAGTTGCAATCCCAAGAAGAACTACAAGCATTCTTAGAGAAGAAAGGCAAACTACTACTGTTTAAACACAGTACAGTTTGTCCGATCAGTACGTCTGCTCATGAGCAGTTCCATGCGTATTTGCAAGCAAACAGCGATGTGGAGGCAGCTGTGGTACTCGTTCGTGAGGCTCGCCCTGTCTCTAATGAAATTGCAGAGCATTTTCAGATTAAACACGAATCACCACAAATCTTTCTAATTGAGAACGGTGCAGTCTCGTGGCATACCTCTCATTGGAAGATTACGAAGGATGCAATCGAGCAAGCTATGAAATAG
- a CDS encoding aminopeptidase: MKDPRLEQLAYNLVNYSIRAQKGEHVLIHSTGHQPELVKALIRKVYEAEAHPYVQLQDPAIQRELLMDTNEEHLAVMREAEVAFMKKMDCYIGIRGGKNITELSDVPSDKMSMYSRQLQRPVTDIRVPETKWVVMRYPNESMAQLASMSTEAFESFYFDVCNLDYSKMSKAMDNLVELMNKTDKVRLTAPGTDLSFSIKDIPAIKCAGECNIPDGEIFTAPVRDSVNGTLSYNTPSPYQGFTFENVKLTFRDGKIVEATANDTERINKIFDEDEGARYIGEFAIGVNPYIQNPMKDILFDEKIDGSIHFTPGQAYDEAFNGNKSSIHWDMVLIQRPEWGGGEIYFDDVLIRKDGRFVLPELECLNPENLK, translated from the coding sequence ATGAAAGATCCACGTTTAGAACAATTGGCATACAATTTGGTCAATTATTCCATTCGCGCTCAAAAGGGCGAGCACGTACTCATTCATTCTACCGGTCATCAGCCTGAATTAGTAAAAGCCTTAATTCGCAAGGTATATGAAGCTGAAGCTCACCCATATGTACAACTTCAAGATCCTGCCATTCAACGGGAATTGTTAATGGACACAAACGAAGAACATCTTGCTGTCATGCGAGAAGCTGAAGTTGCTTTTATGAAAAAAATGGATTGTTATATTGGGATTCGCGGAGGTAAAAACATTACAGAACTCTCCGATGTTCCAAGCGACAAAATGAGTATGTATTCCCGTCAGTTGCAGCGACCTGTTACAGATATCCGTGTACCTGAAACAAAATGGGTAGTTATGCGTTATCCAAACGAATCCATGGCTCAATTGGCTAGTATGAGTACAGAAGCGTTTGAAAGCTTTTACTTTGATGTTTGCAATCTAGACTACAGCAAAATGTCCAAAGCAATGGACAACCTTGTAGAGCTTATGAACAAAACAGATAAAGTTCGCTTAACAGCTCCTGGAACAGACTTGTCCTTCTCTATTAAAGACATCCCAGCGATTAAATGCGCAGGCGAGTGTAACATTCCGGATGGTGAAATTTTCACAGCTCCTGTGAGAGACTCTGTAAATGGTACCCTTTCCTATAACACGCCATCTCCATACCAAGGCTTTACATTTGAAAATGTGAAGCTGACCTTCAGAGATGGAAAAATCGTTGAGGCCACCGCAAATGACACAGAGCGCATTAACAAAATCTTTGACGAAGATGAAGGCGCACGCTACATTGGAGAATTTGCTATTGGGGTGAATCCTTATATTCAAAACCCAATGAAAGACATCTTGTTTGATGAAAAAATTGACGGAAGCATTCACTTTACACCAGGACAAGCTTACGATGAAGCATTCAACGGTAATAAATCTTCCATTCACTGGGATATGGTACTAATCCAACGTCCTGAATGGGGTGGTGGAGAAATCTACTTTGATGATGTTTTGATCCGTAAAGATGGACGCTTTGTCCTTCCTGAGCTAGAGTGTCTCAACCCTGAAAATCTTAAATAA
- a CDS encoding PadR family transcriptional regulator, with amino-acid sequence MDVKSIILGLLHYREMSGYDIKQFFTSSIGFFYDASYGAIYPALKKLEQEGHVTKEEVLQTGKPNKIMYRLTQQGRDQFHQELKTEIEGPIVRSDMLTRLFFCDLHPAEDQKYFFDDLIAYQEKRQEIIRNSYQKSVEELNEYQKMCWEFTLHQLEGAVQFLKNKKQMLDKGQNVVHTS; translated from the coding sequence ATGGACGTCAAATCAATCATTTTAGGCTTATTACATTATCGTGAAATGAGCGGCTACGATATAAAGCAGTTCTTTACGAGCAGCATAGGTTTCTTTTACGATGCGAGCTACGGCGCGATTTATCCCGCTCTAAAAAAGTTGGAACAAGAAGGACATGTTACAAAAGAAGAAGTGTTACAGACAGGAAAGCCAAACAAGATTATGTATCGTCTGACGCAACAAGGACGCGATCAATTTCATCAGGAGTTAAAGACGGAAATTGAAGGACCGATTGTTCGGTCAGATATGTTAACGCGCTTATTCTTTTGTGATTTACACCCGGCAGAAGATCAAAAGTACTTTTTTGATGATTTGATTGCTTATCAAGAGAAGCGACAGGAGATCATTCGAAACAGTTATCAGAAAAGCGTGGAAGAGTTGAATGAGTATCAAAAAATGTGTTGGGAGTTTACCCTACATCAATTAGAAGGCGCTGTTCAATTTCTAAAGAATAAAAAACAAATGCTTGATAAAGGGCAAAACGTAGTTCATACATCATAA
- a CDS encoding serine protease — translation MKPRGWSYTNTKYQQMSNLHPFNFFVPLVEQVKHGVVSLICEDNTSPPDIDQILQSFLDMEPLEAGQTEKSFGSGFIFHPKGYILTSEHVIGKSTSIYVKMWNGKVFEAKLIFSDPQRDYAIVKIETDIRLSPLPLGNSGEARVGEWVISVGSPLGLENSVTAGIISAKNRRIQVSKRLYDEIFQTDAAINPGNSGGPLINLHGEVIGLNAFIIQSSQCLGFAIGIDSIKKKIQQLL, via the coding sequence GTGAAACCAAGAGGCTGGTCCTATACGAATACAAAATATCAGCAGATGAGTAATCTACATCCATTCAACTTCTTTGTTCCGTTAGTGGAACAGGTAAAGCATGGCGTAGTTTCTCTTATCTGCGAAGACAACACCTCCCCTCCAGACATCGATCAGATTTTGCAAAGCTTTTTGGACATGGAACCGCTCGAAGCAGGTCAGACGGAAAAAAGCTTTGGTTCCGGCTTCATTTTTCATCCCAAGGGCTATATTCTCACCAGTGAACACGTTATAGGCAAATCCACATCTATTTATGTAAAAATGTGGAACGGAAAGGTATTTGAAGCTAAGCTCATTTTTAGTGATCCTCAACGGGATTACGCTATCGTAAAAATTGAAACAGATATTCGTCTTAGTCCACTGCCTCTTGGCAATTCAGGTGAGGCACGCGTAGGTGAATGGGTCATTAGCGTCGGAAGTCCCCTTGGTTTAGAAAATTCAGTTACAGCGGGCATTATAAGTGCCAAAAACAGGCGTATTCAGGTATCTAAAAGATTATACGATGAAATCTTCCAGACAGATGCTGCCATTAATCCCGGTAACAGCGGAGGCCCCTTAATTAATTTACACGGTGAAGTAATAGGTCTAAACGCATTTATCATCCAGTCTAGTCAATGCCTTGGTTTTGCCATTGGAATTGATAGTATTAAGAAGAAAATCCAGCAACTTTTATAG